The Terriglobia bacterium genome includes a window with the following:
- the tatC gene encoding twin-arginine translocase subunit TatC: MATTIQNPPSTNPNPGPEDDEFSGKQMSFLEHLEELRQRLVRSAISVFVGFIICFYFSDTIYGLLAKPLTDTLQNLHMADKLVYTNPVDPFNLYIKLSIVGGIFLAAPYILFQLWLFISPGLYRHEKKYVWPFVGLTSSLFFAGGFFAYRFAFPAALKFLLEFGHRFTPMITIHEYWSLALTIILGVGVVFELPVVILLLSIFGIVTPKFLVKNIRYAVIITAVAAAALAPTPDWTTLFMFWMPLVGLYVISIGLSWLVYYRKNWKRRHEQA; this comes from the coding sequence ATGGCTACGACTATTCAGAACCCTCCCAGCACGAACCCGAACCCCGGCCCCGAGGATGACGAGTTCAGCGGCAAGCAGATGTCGTTCCTCGAGCACCTCGAGGAGCTTCGGCAAAGGCTGGTCCGCAGCGCCATCTCCGTTTTCGTCGGCTTCATCATTTGCTTCTATTTTTCAGACACGATTTACGGTCTGCTCGCCAAGCCCTTGACAGACACCCTGCAAAATCTGCACATGGCAGACAAGCTGGTCTATACCAACCCCGTCGATCCCTTCAATCTGTATATCAAGCTGTCGATTGTGGGCGGCATTTTTCTGGCAGCGCCTTACATTCTGTTCCAGTTGTGGCTGTTTATCTCCCCCGGTCTCTACCGGCATGAGAAGAAGTACGTCTGGCCGTTTGTGGGGCTGACCAGCAGTCTGTTTTTTGCGGGCGGTTTTTTTGCCTACCGGTTCGCTTTCCCGGCGGCCCTCAAGTTCCTGCTGGAATTCGGGCATCGCTTCACGCCCATGATTACCATCCATGAGTACTGGAGCCTGGCGCTGACCATCATTCTGGGCGTCGGCGTCGTTTTTGAGTTGCCGGTGGTCATTCTGCTTCTTTCGATTTTTGGCATTGTCACTCCAAAATTCCTGGTGAAAAACATCCGCTATGCGGTGATCATTACGGCGGTTGCAGCGGCGGCGCTGGCCCCCACGCCGGACTGGACCACCCTGTTCATGTTCTGGATGCCGCTGGTTGGCCTCTACGTCATCAGCATCGGTCTCTCATGGCTTGTCTATTACCGGAAAAACTGGAAGCGGCGGCATGAGCAGGCCTAG
- a CDS encoding twin-arginine translocase TatA/TatE family subunit — translation MFSGGFTEVGFILFIAFLLFGPKKLPEIARILGKGMGELRRASNELKNSLEEEIRNLDRKEEDTSYSSYSSYSQNETHHYSELEEEGIEHPEETHALSAHSEEAAVSTQSESSLEPAPEYGYDYSEPSQHEPEPRPRG, via the coding sequence TTGTTCAGCGGCGGTTTCACTGAAGTCGGGTTCATTTTATTCATTGCCTTTCTTCTCTTCGGACCGAAGAAGCTGCCGGAGATTGCCCGCATCCTCGGCAAGGGAATGGGAGAGTTGCGCCGCGCTTCAAACGAGTTGAAGAACTCGCTGGAAGAGGAAATCCGAAATCTCGACCGAAAGGAAGAGGACACCAGCTACTCGAGTTACTCAAGCTACTCCCAGAATGAGACGCATCACTATAGCGAACTAGAAGAGGAAGGCATCGAACACCCGGAAGAGACGCACGCGTTGAGCGCTCATTCTGAAGAGGCGGCAGTGAGCACTCAGTCCGAAAGCAGTCTGGAGCCGGCTCCTGAGTATGGCTACGACTATTCAGAACCCTCCCAGCACGAACCCGAACCCCGGCCCCGAGGATGA
- the nadB gene encoding L-aspartate oxidase, whose protein sequence is MSEKNERVDFLILGAGIAGLRAAIELADSARVLVLTKGAIYESSTEHAQGGIAAALAEDDEVHLHLQDTLQAGDGLCREEAVKILVEQGPHEIRKLIDWGMEFDREGTRLAFTREGAHSRSRVLHAHGDSTGAQILRALMAKVKTLPSIEIRPHTFVTDLLLDGAKVAGVNYIDSRSSRLRMIEAGGVLLATGGMGQVYKETTNPEVACGDGVAIAYRSGALLSDLEFIQFHPTALYAKGAPRFLLSEALRGEGAVLRNVDLHRFMPHYHDAAELAPRDIVSRAIVMEMRKTGAEFVYLDLTGLKPDHVKGRFPRIDATCLQYGLDITTDLLPVRPAAHYAMGGVASDLDGNTSLDGLYAAGEVAATGVHGANRLASNSLLEGLVFGARAGASARRRSCHSRSGAGSARPKTDEPRTRPHRETNPSTPPADVSPAVLQLRSILWSKVGIIREHSALSTAVLELGELSIPEPLPLDRSSHEARNMLTVSRLIASSALARRESRGAHYRTDMPFKDDSTPPRHSFVRKDSPVSFAQNLPAGFGGKSAASHK, encoded by the coding sequence ATGAGTGAGAAAAACGAGCGCGTCGATTTTCTGATTCTTGGCGCGGGCATCGCCGGGCTGCGCGCCGCAATCGAGCTGGCCGATTCCGCTCGCGTGCTGGTCCTGACCAAGGGTGCAATCTACGAATCGAGCACCGAGCATGCACAGGGTGGCATTGCGGCGGCGCTTGCCGAAGACGACGAAGTACACCTCCATCTTCAGGATACCTTGCAGGCCGGCGATGGCCTGTGCCGTGAAGAAGCTGTGAAGATTCTGGTTGAGCAGGGTCCGCATGAAATCAGAAAGCTGATTGATTGGGGCATGGAATTTGACCGCGAAGGCACCAGGCTGGCATTCACCCGCGAAGGCGCGCACAGCCGCTCGCGTGTTCTGCACGCCCACGGAGACTCGACCGGAGCCCAGATCCTGCGGGCGCTTATGGCCAAAGTGAAGACCTTGCCCAGCATTGAAATCCGCCCCCACACCTTTGTTACCGACCTGCTGCTGGATGGAGCGAAGGTCGCCGGGGTCAACTACATTGACTCGAGGTCCTCTCGCCTGCGGATGATCGAGGCCGGCGGAGTTCTGCTTGCAACCGGCGGCATGGGACAGGTGTATAAGGAGACCACCAATCCCGAGGTGGCGTGCGGCGACGGCGTTGCCATTGCCTATCGCTCGGGCGCACTGTTGAGCGATCTGGAATTCATCCAGTTTCATCCCACTGCCCTCTATGCCAAGGGCGCCCCGCGTTTTCTGCTGTCGGAGGCGCTGCGAGGCGAGGGCGCCGTCCTGCGAAATGTCGATTTGCACCGCTTTATGCCCCATTATCACGATGCCGCCGAGCTTGCGCCCCGGGACATCGTCTCCCGCGCCATTGTCATGGAGATGCGGAAGACCGGCGCCGAGTTCGTCTATCTTGACCTGACCGGACTGAAGCCAGACCACGTCAAGGGCCGGTTTCCCAGAATTGACGCCACCTGCCTGCAATACGGCCTGGATATTACGACTGATCTGCTGCCGGTTCGTCCTGCCGCCCATTATGCCATGGGCGGGGTTGCCAGCGACCTCGACGGCAACACCTCGCTCGATGGTCTCTACGCGGCCGGCGAGGTGGCCGCCACAGGAGTGCATGGCGCCAACCGCCTTGCCAGCAATTCCCTGCTGGAAGGGCTTGTCTTCGGAGCGCGCGCCGGCGCAAGCGCCCGCCGTCGTTCCTGCCATTCGCGTTCCGGCGCTGGTTCTGCACGGCCGAAGACTGATGAGCCCAGGACCCGTCCGCATCGAGAGACAAACCCATCAACGCCACCTGCCGATGTCTCGCCAGCCGTGTTGCAGCTTCGCAGCATCCTGTGGAGCAAGGTTGGGATCATCCGCGAGCATTCGGCGCTGAGTACGGCTGTGCTCGAACTTGGAGAGCTCTCGATTCCAGAACCGCTGCCGCTTGACCGCTCTTCCCACGAAGCCCGGAACATGCTGACCGTTTCGCGACTGATTGCCTCTTCAGCCCTGGCCCGAAGAGAAAGCCGCGGCGCCCACTATCGCACGGACATGCCGTTCAAGGACGATTCAACACCTCCCCGGCATTCTTTCGTTCGGAAGGATTCCCCGGTTTCTTTTGCGCAGAATCTGCCGGCCGGTTTCGGCGGAAAGTCGGCAGCTTCTCACAAATAG
- a CDS encoding MBL fold metallo-hydrolase — MKLLNLDFTRIAHDTFRVTGSKVIFTDPFKVSKLDQADIILLSHDHFDHLSLDDLNKVCTPESIIVASPSCEAGLKQVKAKEMHFIEPGQELNVDRVAIEAVPAYNINKFREPGKLFHPKDAKGVGFVFEMDGTRVYYAGDTDFIPEMKSIRCDIALLPVSGTYVMTADEAAKAAQTINPRIAVPMHYAAIVGTEEDALKFKSAVTNCEVQIV, encoded by the coding sequence ATGAAGCTTCTGAATCTGGATTTCACGCGGATTGCGCATGACACTTTTCGGGTTACGGGTTCGAAGGTGATTTTTACCGATCCGTTCAAAGTTTCAAAACTCGACCAGGCGGATATTATCCTTCTCAGTCACGACCACTTTGACCATCTCAGTCTCGATGACCTGAACAAAGTCTGCACGCCTGAAAGCATCATCGTTGCGAGCCCGTCGTGCGAAGCCGGACTGAAGCAGGTGAAAGCAAAGGAAATGCATTTCATCGAGCCGGGCCAGGAGCTTAACGTTGATCGCGTTGCGATTGAGGCGGTCCCGGCGTACAACATCAATAAATTCCGCGAGCCCGGCAAGCTGTTCCACCCCAAAGACGCCAAAGGAGTGGGTTTTGTGTTCGAAATGGACGGAACTCGCGTTTACTATGCCGGCGACACGGACTTCATTCCCGAAATGAAATCGATCCGGTGTGATATCGCCCTGTTGCCGGTGTCGGGAACATATGTGATGACGGCCGACGAAGCTGCAAAGGCCGCGCAGACGATCAATCCGAGGATTGCCGTCCCCATGCATTATGCCGCCATTGTCGGGACCGAAGAAGACGCACTGAAGTTCAAGTCCGCGGTGACCAACTGCGAAGTCCAGATTGTCTGA
- a CDS encoding M28 family peptidase: MSRPSARSLQGLLLLLSLVFLSNCRQARAADPYAFNGGRAFTDLQHLVGFGPRPAGSKALEASRAWIIGQLQQAGCKVTQDRFVGATPAGNVPMVNLVAEIPGKEPRRIIMIAGHYDTKLEQAFRFVGANDGGSSAAFLLEMARELAQSPHKLTYWIVFFDGEEAVRDWTETDSLYGSRHFVQKLTADGELSRIQAMILVDMIADAHLDIRWDQNSTGWLNKLVFEQADKLGYSSYFLRQPLAMDDDHIPFVQAGVSAVDLIDFTYGPDGSSPGRYWHSAQDTVEHCSPSSLTIVGRVVKAALSQLENSARAQ, translated from the coding sequence ATGAGCAGGCCTAGCGCACGCAGCCTTCAGGGACTGCTGCTGCTTTTAAGTCTCGTCTTCCTGTCCAACTGCCGGCAGGCCAGGGCGGCGGATCCTTATGCGTTTAACGGAGGCCGCGCGTTCACGGACCTCCAACATCTGGTGGGATTCGGCCCGCGCCCCGCCGGCTCCAAAGCTTTGGAGGCTTCCCGCGCGTGGATCATCGGGCAGCTTCAACAGGCAGGCTGCAAGGTGACCCAGGACCGATTTGTTGGCGCCACTCCTGCGGGGAATGTTCCCATGGTGAATCTGGTCGCCGAGATTCCCGGCAAGGAACCAAGACGCATCATCATGATTGCCGGCCACTACGATACCAAGCTTGAACAGGCTTTCCGATTTGTGGGAGCCAATGATGGCGGATCGAGTGCTGCCTTTCTGCTTGAGATGGCCCGCGAACTGGCGCAGTCGCCGCACAAATTGACCTACTGGATCGTGTTTTTCGATGGCGAGGAAGCCGTCCGGGACTGGACCGAGACCGACAGCCTGTATGGCAGTCGGCACTTTGTCCAGAAACTGACAGCGGATGGCGAACTCAGCCGCATCCAAGCCATGATTCTCGTGGACATGATTGCCGATGCGCACCTTGACATTCGCTGGGACCAGAATTCCACCGGCTGGTTGAATAAACTTGTTTTTGAACAGGCGGACAAGCTCGGCTACTCGAGCTACTTTCTTCGCCAACCCCTCGCCATGGATGACGATCACATCCCGTTTGTGCAGGCGGGCGTTTCGGCCGTGGATTTGATCGACTTTACGTATGGGCCGGACGGCAGCAGCCCCGGCCGATATTGGCACTCGGCGCAGGACACGGTCGAGCACTGCAGCCCTTCCAGCCTGACCATTGTCGGGCGCGTGGTGAAGGCGGCGCTCAGCCAGCTTGAAAATTCTGCGCGCGCGCAATGA
- the ubiE gene encoding bifunctional demethylmenaquinone methyltransferase/2-methoxy-6-polyprenyl-1,4-benzoquinol methylase UbiE has product MVKTKPLPVEGTTLGTAADERATASAVRNMFAAVAPRYDLLNHLLSVGFDIRWRRATVKALKPVLTQPSSVVADICCGTGDLALALRRASAGTVMGTDFCHPMLQRAREKSARRAGNTLFFEADALRLPFRDESLDALTIAFGFRNLANYRRGVQEMRRVLRQGGMLAILEFSHVKWPVFGPLFRTYFRRVLPRLGQLISGVEGPYQYLPNSVSRFPDQEALANLLRAEGFSGVRYRNFTGGAAALHLGKRARRNVR; this is encoded by the coding sequence ATGGTTAAGACAAAGCCACTGCCGGTTGAAGGCACAACCCTGGGCACGGCTGCCGATGAGCGGGCCACAGCCTCTGCGGTGCGGAATATGTTTGCGGCCGTAGCTCCCCGATACGACCTGCTCAACCACCTGCTCTCAGTGGGCTTTGACATCCGGTGGCGGCGCGCGACCGTGAAGGCGCTCAAGCCCGTGCTGACTCAACCCTCTTCGGTCGTGGCCGATATTTGCTGTGGCACCGGAGACCTGGCCCTCGCTCTCAGGCGGGCATCAGCGGGCACGGTGATGGGGACCGATTTCTGCCACCCGATGTTGCAGCGAGCGCGGGAAAAGTCGGCAAGGCGCGCAGGAAATACACTCTTTTTCGAGGCCGACGCGCTTCGGCTGCCCTTCCGTGATGAATCGCTCGACGCTCTGACCATCGCCTTCGGCTTTCGCAATCTGGCGAATTACAGGCGTGGTGTTCAGGAGATGCGCCGCGTGTTGCGACAGGGCGGGATGTTGGCCATCCTTGAGTTTTCCCATGTTAAATGGCCAGTTTTTGGCCCGCTCTTTCGGACCTATTTTCGCCGCGTGCTCCCGCGGCTGGGGCAGTTGATTTCAGGGGTTGAGGGCCCGTACCAGTATCTTCCCAATTCCGTGTCGCGTTTTCCGGACCAGGAGGCGCTTGCCAACTTGCTTCGTGCGGAGGGATTCAGCGGAGTGCGCTACCGGAATTTCACAGGCGGCGCAGCCGCACTGCATCTGGGCAAGAGGGCACGGAGAAATGTGCGTTGA
- the aroB gene encoding 3-dehydroquinate synthase has protein sequence MRRLRVKSREFDYEVVAGRGAWSAFQRFPHRAYSSTFVLTERSLWKRWGPGFLKTSRLIAPHEIFVPSGENSKSIRMAERVAATLLKKGADRSSLLIAFGGGVVGDLGGFVASTYMRGIDYIQAPTTVVAQVDSAIGGKTAVNVGQMKNLIGTFAPPRLVLADPVVLKSLPPRAYLSGFYEVAKHAVLSGPALFSLMEKAAGRLRPGVDGTLDRLLVRAAQVKVDIVNRDEREAGLRRLLNLGHTFGHALEEATGYRRFLHGEAVGWGLLCAARLGVLLNMLDLREAERISELVRRIGPLPPIRDLAPTKIRKLFPRDKKAVAGQIHWVVPERIGKVSTVSDIPIEAAVEALRSVQMSETHG, from the coding sequence ATGAGACGACTTCGAGTGAAATCCCGCGAATTTGACTACGAGGTTGTGGCCGGGCGTGGCGCCTGGAGCGCGTTTCAGCGCTTTCCGCACCGGGCCTATTCTTCCACCTTTGTGCTGACGGAACGTTCACTCTGGAAGCGCTGGGGACCGGGTTTTCTGAAGACCAGCAGGCTGATTGCTCCCCATGAAATCTTTGTTCCTTCGGGCGAAAACTCAAAAAGCATCCGAATGGCGGAGCGGGTGGCTGCAACGCTGTTGAAGAAAGGCGCGGACAGAAGCTCTCTGCTGATTGCCTTTGGCGGCGGCGTGGTGGGAGATCTTGGCGGGTTTGTCGCTTCCACCTACATGCGCGGAATTGATTACATCCAGGCGCCAACCACCGTGGTGGCGCAGGTTGACAGCGCCATTGGCGGCAAGACCGCCGTTAACGTCGGCCAGATGAAAAACCTGATCGGAACGTTTGCGCCGCCGCGCCTGGTGCTGGCAGACCCCGTGGTGCTGAAATCCTTGCCGCCCAGGGCGTACCTCTCCGGTTTCTACGAGGTTGCGAAACATGCCGTGCTTTCCGGCCCTGCATTGTTTTCACTGATGGAAAAAGCAGCGGGCCGGCTGCGCCCGGGAGTGGACGGAACGTTGGATCGGCTGCTCGTGCGCGCGGCACAGGTAAAGGTGGACATCGTCAACCGCGATGAGCGGGAAGCCGGCCTGCGCCGGCTCTTGAACCTTGGCCATACCTTTGGACACGCGCTCGAAGAGGCCACGGGCTATCGGCGGTTTCTGCACGGCGAGGCCGTGGGCTGGGGTCTTCTGTGCGCGGCACGCCTGGGAGTGCTTTTGAACATGCTGGACTTGAGAGAAGCGGAACGGATCTCGGAATTGGTGCGGAGGATCGGCCCTCTGCCTCCCATCCGCGACCTGGCCCCGACGAAAATCAGAAAGCTGTTCCCGCGTGACAAGAAGGCCGTCGCAGGCCAGATCCATTGGGTGGTGCCGGAAAGGATCGGCAAAGTAAGCACCGTCAGTGATATTCCCATCGAAGCGGCTGTTGAAGCCCTCAGAAGCGTGCAAATGTCGGAGACCCATGGTTAA
- a CDS encoding CRTAC1 family protein: MRKRISRRELLKGMGAAGLGAWLAPRPDRIGRAAPGQSATGGVPVTFTDVREAAGITFKQDGTGSEEKYYLETMGTGVGWIDYDQDGLLDLYFVQTSATKAYKPPHSLRSALYHNNGDGTFTDVTAKAGVGAEGHYGQGVCVGDYDNDGYPDLYVTGYGSAILYHNNGDGTFTDITEKAGVADKSMWSTSAAWIDYDKDGWLDLVVCNYIDWSPENNIWCGEHRTGYRAYCHPDNYRGQRLKLYHNNHDGTFTDVSKQSGIGVPEAKGMGVVTADFNNDGWPDIAIANDTWPNFLFINQKDGTFKDISFISGVAASADGKYEAGMGIDAADVDGDGWPDIYITHLDFELDRLYRNNHDETFDDVTYQCGIGNSAIFTSGVAAVFADYDNDGWTDIMQVNGAMLDNINLYHTEVTYKEAKLMFRNLGKGKFANVSKELGPAFMRPVAGRGLAAADFDNDGDIDFAINSRDDYPELLRNDGGNANNWLTVNLVGAKSNRDGLGSVLKLTSEGFTQVKQAKGGMSYMSANDPRIHFGLGKRKSVESLQITWPSGAVDNLSKVLINQIITVKEGAGIVPKKFPRITWK, from the coding sequence TTGAGAAAGAGAATATCGCGCCGTGAATTATTGAAAGGGATGGGGGCGGCCGGTCTGGGGGCATGGCTCGCGCCTCGGCCGGACCGGATAGGCCGCGCGGCGCCGGGCCAGTCCGCGACTGGCGGAGTTCCCGTTACATTTACCGACGTTCGCGAAGCGGCGGGCATCACGTTCAAGCAGGATGGCACAGGAAGCGAGGAGAAATATTATCTGGAAACCATGGGAACCGGCGTGGGCTGGATCGACTATGACCAGGACGGCCTGCTCGATCTCTACTTCGTCCAGACATCCGCCACCAAAGCCTATAAACCGCCGCATTCCCTTCGCTCCGCGCTGTACCACAACAACGGTGATGGCACTTTCACCGATGTAACGGCTAAGGCCGGGGTGGGCGCCGAAGGCCATTACGGGCAGGGGGTCTGCGTTGGCGACTACGACAACGACGGTTACCCCGACCTCTATGTCACCGGCTACGGCAGCGCGATTCTTTACCATAATAACGGGGACGGAACCTTCACTGACATCACGGAAAAAGCCGGCGTGGCCGATAAATCCATGTGGTCTACCAGCGCCGCCTGGATTGACTATGACAAGGACGGCTGGCTCGACCTGGTGGTCTGCAATTACATCGACTGGTCACCTGAGAACAACATCTGGTGCGGCGAACACCGGACCGGTTATCGGGCGTATTGCCACCCCGACAATTACCGCGGCCAGCGCCTGAAACTTTACCATAACAACCATGATGGCACCTTCACGGACGTCAGCAAGCAATCGGGCATTGGCGTTCCGGAAGCCAAAGGCATGGGAGTTGTGACGGCGGACTTTAACAACGATGGATGGCCCGATATCGCGATCGCCAACGACACGTGGCCGAATTTTCTTTTCATCAACCAGAAGGATGGAACGTTCAAAGACATCTCATTCATTTCCGGAGTGGCGGCAAGCGCCGACGGCAAGTATGAAGCCGGCATGGGAATCGACGCCGCTGATGTGGACGGCGATGGGTGGCCGGACATCTATATCACTCACCTCGACTTTGAACTCGACCGCCTCTACCGAAACAACCACGACGAAACCTTTGATGACGTCACGTACCAGTGCGGAATTGGCAACAGCGCCATCTTCACGAGCGGAGTGGCCGCGGTCTTCGCGGATTATGACAATGATGGCTGGACCGATATCATGCAGGTGAACGGCGCTATGCTGGATAACATCAACCTTTACCACACCGAAGTCACCTACAAAGAAGCCAAGCTGATGTTCCGCAATCTCGGCAAAGGAAAGTTTGCCAACGTGTCTAAAGAACTCGGACCTGCCTTCATGCGCCCCGTTGCAGGACGTGGCCTTGCCGCCGCAGACTTCGACAATGACGGCGACATCGACTTTGCCATCAACTCACGGGATGATTATCCCGAACTGCTTCGAAACGACGGCGGCAATGCCAACAACTGGCTGACGGTCAACCTGGTGGGCGCCAAGTCCAACCGAGACGGCCTGGGAAGCGTTCTCAAGCTGACCTCGGAAGGCTTCACGCAGGTCAAACAGGCCAAAGGTGGCATGAGCTACATGTCAGCAAACGACCCACGCATCCATTTTGGCCTGGGCAAGCGGAAGAGTGTCGAATCTCTCCAAATTACGTGGCCCAGTGGAGCGGTTGACAATCTGTCCAAGGTTCTAATAAACCAGATCATCACGGTCAAAGAAGGCGCCGGCATCGTGCCCAAAAAATTCCCACGCATCACCTGGAAGTGA
- a CDS encoding nuclear transport factor 2 family protein, with protein MNERSQRNSAEMAMRQINDAWLSGRIEDLASALHADIVIVLPGWSGRVAGKQEFLAGFREFLQSSKIHEFNEQDLQADVAGSTAVVAFRFEMLYEREGTQFRSTGRDLWVFQKKGNSWIAVWRTMLDLEESPA; from the coding sequence ATGAACGAGCGATCCCAACGCAACTCTGCGGAGATGGCCATGCGTCAGATCAATGATGCGTGGCTTAGCGGCCGCATCGAAGACCTTGCGTCTGCGTTGCACGCCGACATCGTCATCGTCCTCCCTGGATGGAGCGGACGCGTTGCGGGAAAGCAGGAATTTCTGGCCGGGTTCCGTGAATTCCTCCAGAGCTCGAAAATCCACGAATTCAATGAACAGGACCTTCAAGCGGATGTCGCCGGCAGTACGGCAGTGGTTGCGTTCCGGTTTGAGATGCTCTACGAGCGCGAAGGCACTCAATTCCGTTCCACCGGACGCGACCTTTGGGTGTTTCAAAAGAAGGGCAACTCCTGGATTGCGGTCTGGAGAACGATGCTCGACCTCGAGGAAAGTCCCGCCTGA